Proteins found in one Mangifera indica cultivar Alphonso chromosome 15, CATAS_Mindica_2.1, whole genome shotgun sequence genomic segment:
- the LOC123197338 gene encoding LOW QUALITY PROTEIN: leucine-rich repeat receptor-like tyrosine-protein kinase PXC3 (The sequence of the model RefSeq protein was modified relative to this genomic sequence to represent the inferred CDS: inserted 1 base in 1 codon) — translation MEFLCLLSLLVVGALSKSQLVGGDVNDEATMLAINRELDVPGWGVNNTDYCNWTGIHCDLNQSFVVRLDLSXLQLRGNVTLISELKALRRLDLSSNNFYGPIPSSFGNLSELEYLDLSLNKFEGFIPSEIGNLRNLRYLNLSNNMLVGEIPDELKTLKRLEEFQISSNKLNGSIPYWVGNLTNLRVFTAYENQLEGEVPVNLGSVSELTLLNLHSNQLEGSIPKSIFALGKLEVLVLTQNKFSGDIPESIGNCKGLSSVRIGNNDLVGVIPKAIGNVSGLTYFEVDNNHLSGEIVSEFAQCSNLTLLNLASNGFTGVIPPELGQLINLQELILSGNSLFGDIPNSILGCKNLNKLDLSNNRFNGTIPSEICNMSRLQYLLLGQNSIKGEIPHEIGNCLKLLELQLGSNYLTGSIPSEIGHIKNLQIALNLSFNHLHGPLPPELGKLDKLVSLDVSNNQLSGNIPAALKGMLSLIEVNFSNNLLTGPVPNFVPFQKSPNSSFFGNNGLCGDPLSFPCASNTGPDGKNYHHRVSYRIILAVIGSGLAVFISVTIVVLLFMMRERQEKASKTAWIADDAASNQPKIIAGNVFVENLQQAIDLDAVVKATLKEPNKLNCGTFSTVYKAVMPSGLILSVKRLKSMDRTIIHHQSKMIRELERLSKLSHENLVRLIGFVIYEDVALLLHLYFPSGTLAQLLHESAKQSEYQPDWPRRLSIAIGVAEGLAFLHHVAIIHLDISSGNVLLDADFKPLVGEIEISKLLDPSKGTASISAVAGSFGYIPPEYAYTMQVTAPGNVYSYGVVLLEILTSRLPVDEEFGEGVDLVKWVHGAPSRGETPEQILDARLSTVSFGWRKEMLAALKVALLCTDSTPAKRPKMKKVVEMLQEINQN, via the exons ATGgaatttttatgtttgttgtctCTGTTGGTAGTTGGAGCTTTATCAAAATCTCAGCTTGTAGGTGGTGACGTAAATGATGAAGCTACAATGTTGGCCATCAACAGAGAGCTTGATGTGCCTGGTTGGGGTGTCAACAATACAGATTACTGCAATTGGACTGGCATTCACTGTGACTTGAACCAATCATTTGTTGTAAGGCTTGATCTTT CGCTTCAGCTTCGAGGTAATGTCACCTTAATCTCTGAGCTTAAAGCATTGAGAAGACTTGATCTTTctagtaataatttttatggACCTATTCCTTCATCTTTTGGGAACTTATCTGAGCTTGAATATCTTGATTTGTCATTGAATAAATTTGAAGGTTTCATTCCTAGCGAAATTGGTAATCTCAGaaaccttagatatttaaatctCTCCAATAATATGCTTGTGGGAGAGATACCTGATGAGCTTAAGACTCTAAAAAGGTTGGAGGAGTTTCAAATTTCTAGTAATAAGTTGAATGGCTCTATTCCTTATTGGGTTGGAAATTTGACCAATTTAAGAGTGTTTACAGCCTATGAGAATCAGTTAGAGGGTGAAGTTCCAGTTAATCTAGGTTCAGTTTCTGAACTTACATTATTGAACCTTCATTCAAACCAGCTGGAAGGGTCAATACCAAAGAGCATTTTTGCTTTGGGGAAGCTTGAAGTTTTGGTCCTCACTCAGAACAAATTTAGTGGTGATATTCCTGAATCGATCGGAAACTGCAAAGGCCTTTCTAGTGTCCGAATTGGGAACAATGATCTTGTAGGAGTTATTCCCAAGGCCATTGGAAATGTTAGCGGCCTCACATACTTTGAAGTGGACAATAACCATCTCTCTGGTGAGATTGTCTCAGAGTTTGCTCAGTGTTCTAATCTCACTCTTCTTAATTTGGCTTCAAATGGCTTTACTGGTGTAATTCCTCCAGAGCTTGGGCAACTAATAAATCTGCAGGAGCTGATTCTTTCTGGAAACAGCTTGTTTGGTGATATTCCTAATTCTATTCTTGGGTGCAAGAATCTTAACAAGCTTGATTTAAGCAATAACAGATTCAATGGAACCATTCCTAGTGAAATCTGCAACATGTCAAGATTGCAGTACTTGTTATTGGGTCAAAATTCAATCAAGGGGGAGATACCTCATGAGATTGGAAATTGTTTAAAACTGCTTGAATTGCAATTGGGTAGTAACTATTTGACTGGAAGCATCCCTTCTGAGATTGGTCATATTAAGAACTTGCAGATAGCCTTAAATTTGAGCTTTAATCACCTCCATGGGCCGCTGCCTCCTGAATTAGGGAAGCTTGATAAGCTGGTTTCTTTGGATGTCTCTAATAATCAGCTTTCAGGTAATATTCCAGCTGCACTCAAAGGCATGTTGAGCTTGATAGaggttaatttttcaaataatctgCTCACTGGCCCAGTTCCCAACTTTGTACCATTCCAGAAGAGCccaaattcaagtttttttgGTAATAATGGTCTCTGTGGAGATCCATTGAGCTTTCCATGTGCAAGTAATACTGGTCCTGATGGTAAAAATTACCATCACAGGGTTTCTTACCGGATCATACTAGCTGTTATCGGCTCTGGTCTGGCAGTCTTTATATCAGTAACTATAGTTGTTCTGCTGTTTATGATGAGGGAAAGGCAGGAGAAAGCATCCAAAACTGCTTGGATTGCAGATGATGCAGCCAGTAATCAACCAAAGATAATAGCTGGGAATGTCTTTGTTGAGAATCTCCAACAGGCAATAGATCTTGATGCGGTTGTTAAGGCTACATTGAAGGAGCCAAATAAGCTCAACTGTGGGACTTTCAGTACAGTTTACAAGGCAGTTATGCCTTCTGGGTTGATTCTTTCCGTGAAGAGACTGAAATCCATGGATAGAACTATAATTCATCACCAGAGTAAGATGATTAGAGAACTTGAAAGGCTGAGCAAACTGTCTCATGAAAATTTAGTGCGGCTAATTGGATTTGTAATTTATGAAGATGTTGCTCTTTTGCTGCATCTTTATTTCCCAAGCGGAACACTAGCACAACTTCTTCATGAGTCTGCAAAGCAATCTGAATATCAACCTGACTGGCCAAGAAGACTTTCCATTGCCATTGGTGTAGCAGAAGGGCTGGCATTCCTTCACCACGTGGCAATTATACACCTTGATATCTCCTCAGGTAATGTACTTTTGGATGCTGACTTCAAGCCTCTGGTTGGGGAGATTGAAATATCAAAGCTCTTAGATCCTTCCAAAGGTACTGCAAGTATCAGTGCTGTTGCTGGTTCCTTTGGCTATATTCCCCCAG AATACGCATATACAATGCAAGTCACCGCACCAGGAAATGTTTATAGCTATGGGGTTGTTTTACTCGAGATCCTAACATCACGACTACCCGTTGATGAGGAGTTCGGTGAAGGGGTGGATTTGGTGAAATGGGTTCATGGTGCTCCTTCAAGAGGGGAAACCCCAGAGCAAATATTGGATGCTAGACTTAGTACAGTTTCCTTCGGTTGGAGGAAAGAAATGCTTGCGGCTCTGAAGGTAGCTTTACTCTGCACAGACAGCACACCagcgaaacgaccaaaaatgaagaaagttgTGGAAATGCTTCAAGAAATTAACCAAAACTGA
- the LOC123197140 gene encoding uncharacterized protein LOC123197140 produces MTHSEEESVSMNMSLASSSSGSKRSASSLTSEATSSDDYRAHNLPIITLVARCHEMKFKVLRKSHSKISRKLAAAKPQPPTVKSVSSGSLSTEAGSCLSSSASARSPCMSQRRKPDRGSRGSTHIQRQADAILKLLSSGGGSSETKIRRLLGDSPDTSKALRMLLKLDEVKRSGAGGRQDPYIYTIV; encoded by the exons ATGACCCACAGCGAAGAAGAGAGCGTGAGCATGAATATGAGCTTAGCTTCAAGTAGTAGTGGATCCAAACGCTCTGCTTCCTCGCTTACCAGTGAAGCTACCTCCTCTGATGATTATCGAGCTCATAATCTTCCGATCATCACCCTGGTGGCTCGCTGTCACGAAATGAAATTCAAG GTCTTGCGAAAGAGTCACTCGAAGATCAGCCGGAAACTCGCAGCCGCGAAGCCGCAGCCGCCGACTGTTAAATCAGTTTCCTCGGGATCCCTGTCAACAGAGGCTGGATCCTGCTTGTCAAGCAGCGCAAGCGCGCGAAGCCCCTGCATGAGCCAGAGGAGGAAACCAGATCGCGGCTCACGCGGCTCGACACACATTCAGCGGCAAGCCGATGCAATTCTGAAGCTGCTCTCTTCCGGCGGTGGTTCCTCCGAAACGAAGATACGTCGGCTTCTTGGTGATAGTCCTGACACCAGCAAAGCACTCAGAAT GTTGTTGAAGCTGGATGAAGTCAAGAGATCAGGCGCAGGAGGGCGTCAGGACCCTTACATTTACACG ATAGTATGA